The following proteins are encoded in a genomic region of Alphaproteobacteria bacterium:
- the accB gene encoding acetyl-CoA carboxylase biotin carboxyl carrier protein, with the protein MTKFDVDADMVRKLAGLLKETGMNEIEYAEGEQRIRLMRSPPVMQGVAGGPAIQVPAGETVSSPPAPTAPSGHANAVTSPMVGTVYLSPDPGGPPFVKVGDRVKPGDTLLIVEAMKVMNPIKATITGIVKEIFVGDAMPVEFGEALMIIA; encoded by the coding sequence ATGACCAAATTTGACGTTGACGCGGACATGGTCCGCAAACTCGCCGGACTCCTGAAGGAAACCGGCATGAACGAGATCGAGTATGCCGAAGGAGAACAGCGCATCCGGCTGATGCGTTCTCCCCCGGTTATGCAAGGCGTCGCCGGCGGCCCTGCCATCCAAGTCCCGGCTGGCGAAACCGTATCGTCGCCTCCCGCGCCCACCGCACCATCGGGCCATGCCAACGCCGTCACCTCGCCGATGGTAGGCACGGTCTATCTCTCTCCCGATCCCGGCGGCCCGCCTTTCGTGAAAGTCGGCGACCGGGTCAAGCCGGGCGACACGCTGCTGATCGTCGAGGCGATGAAAGTCATGAATCCGATCAAGGCCACGATCACGGGCATAGTCAAAGAAATTTTCGTGGGCGACGCCATGCCGGTGGAATTCGGCGAAGCCTTAATGATTATTGCTTAG
- the accC gene encoding acetyl-CoA carboxylase biotin carboxylase subunit, with translation MFEKILIANRGEVALRIVRACREMGIRTVAVHSTADESAMHVRFADESVCIGPPSAKESYLNIPAILTAASITGADAVHPGIGFMSENAQFAEMVEEHGFAFIGPTPEHIRMMGDKVTAKKTVMELGLPTVPGSAGSLSSLEDASATARKIGYPVLIKAAAGGGGKGMKVAFNDMELKESYQLARSEARAAFGNDEVYMEKYLVHPRHIEVQLLGDTHGNAVHFYERDCSIQRKHQKVVEEAPSPGLNADQRQYIGELAASVVARLGYRGVGTMEFLFENGKFYFIEMNTRLQIEHTITEMVTGVDLVREQIRVAAGMPISVKQSDIKINGHSIECRINAENPKTFLPSPGKIAGYHAPGGLGVRVDSAIYDGYKIPPYYDSMIAKLIVHGSTRNECLLRLKRCLEEFVIGGIETTLPLHQSIIAQADFINGDYDIHWLEKFLAKQ, from the coding sequence GTGTTCGAAAAAATCCTGATCGCCAATCGCGGAGAAGTCGCGCTGCGCATCGTGCGCGCCTGCCGCGAGATGGGAATCCGCACCGTGGCCGTGCATTCCACCGCCGACGAAAGCGCGATGCATGTCCGCTTCGCCGACGAAAGCGTCTGCATCGGCCCGCCCAGCGCCAAGGAAAGCTATCTCAACATTCCGGCGATCCTCACCGCCGCCTCCATTACCGGCGCGGACGCCGTTCATCCCGGCATCGGCTTCATGTCGGAGAACGCGCAATTCGCCGAAATGGTCGAAGAGCATGGCTTCGCCTTCATCGGCCCGACTCCCGAACATATTCGCATGATGGGCGACAAGGTGACGGCGAAGAAGACCGTCATGGAACTCGGCCTGCCCACGGTGCCGGGATCGGCGGGCTCTCTGTCCAGCCTGGAAGACGCCAGCGCGACGGCACGGAAGATCGGCTATCCGGTTCTGATCAAGGCGGCGGCCGGCGGTGGCGGCAAGGGCATGAAGGTTGCCTTCAACGACATGGAGTTGAAGGAATCCTATCAATTGGCGCGGAGCGAAGCGCGCGCCGCCTTCGGCAACGACGAAGTCTATATGGAAAAATACCTGGTGCATCCGCGCCATATCGAGGTGCAATTGCTGGGCGACACGCACGGCAATGCCGTGCATTTCTACGAACGCGATTGCTCGATCCAGCGCAAGCACCAGAAAGTCGTCGAGGAAGCCCCCTCGCCCGGACTCAACGCCGATCAGCGCCAATATATCGGCGAACTGGCCGCGAGCGTCGTCGCCAGGCTAGGCTATCGCGGCGTCGGCACGATGGAATTCCTGTTCGAGAACGGTAAATTCTATTTCATCGAAATGAATACGCGGCTGCAGATCGAGCATACCATCACCGAAATGGTGACCGGCGTCGACCTCGTGCGCGAGCAGATCCGCGTCGCCGCCGGCATGCCGATCAGCGTCAAGCAAAGCGACATCAAGATCAACGGCCACTCCATCGAATGCCGGATCAACGCCGAGAACCCGAAGACCTTCCTCCCCTCGCCCGGCAAGATCGCGGGCTATCACGCGCCCGGAGGACTAGGCGTTCGCGTCGACAGCGCCATTTACGACGGCTATAAAATCCCGCCTTATTACGACAGCATGATCGCCAAGCTGATCGTGCATGGCTCGACGCGCAACGAATGCCTGCTGCGCCTCAAGCGCTGCCTCGAGGAGTTCGTCATCGGCGGAATCGAAACCACGCTTCCGCTGCATCAAAGCATCATCGCCCAGGCGGATTTCATCAATGGCGATTACGACATTCATTGGCTGGAGAAGTTTCTGGCGAAGCAGTAA